aatccaggttgtggcgatcttttaataaacgtatgttcttttatttatttctttatacgtggcagtgatgtagtgctcacttatacaatcataatcgctgcattggatatgggatgcattttgaacattttcagcaatatgtttccgaatgtgtgacggatcaggtgaccgaggcagacaacatctgccgctgtcggggcaaaacaaacacgcacgcgtagccataccagtaggcacgtaacaccgttggtcaaaaatacgctcgctcccgtgggcagtttcttagctacttccgttttcgctttcgtgttgtgttgcggcatttgcgattgtgttgtggcttttgtattttgtgttgtggcgttcgtgttgtgctgtggcatttgcgggtgtgttgtggcttttgtattttgtgttgtggcgttcgtgttgtgctgtggcatttgcgggtgtgttgtggcttttgtattttgtgttgtggcgttcgtgttgtgttgtggcatttgcgattgtgttgtggcttttgtattttgtgttgtggcgttcgtgttgtgttgtggcatttgcgggtgtgttgtggcttttgtatttgtctgaaccttctcggccaccatAGATTCCTTTGCAGAACCTTTTAAAAGAACCAGCAAAGCAATTTTCTGTTCTTTCCGAATAACACTTGCTTTTGCTGATTGAGACATCCACATTTTCTTGCAATAGCAACATCAGTTTGTACACAGTACCAGTGAAAGGTTTGCACAGACTTTATCATTGAATTAACTAGTCATAGTGTCATAACATGTCATAGTACTTGAATAATCAATATAGAAgatgacagattttttttagcTAATTATTATTCACAATCAATTGAAATGTAgcttacttttacattttgtgaCGACAGCCATTTGCAGGGGTTAGATACCTGACTCTCACCTTGCAGATCTGCGACGCGAAAAGCAGCATCCGCCTGGCGTTGACCTGTCGGTAATTATCCAAGTAGCCAATAAGGCTGCCATAAGGGAGGTACTCCATCACCAAACTCATACTGAGGCGACCTGTGAGAAGGCCAACATTAAACGCTTAAATCATTCACCAGAGTAAAACGTTCCAAaatcagagagacagagagtttAGTAAATCAACAAGTTTATTAATAATATCTAATATCTATATAAAATCTAAtataatattacattatattatattttaatttatatgaATTATAGGATTTTACAATATTCATACATGTGTAGCTTGGGTGGCTAATTTCTAAAAGCATTTCTAATTGGACTTTTATAAGTGGAGTAGCCATATCAATTACCATTGCTAACTTACTGGCCATGTATTACATTGTATGTCATGTCCAGTAAAAAAACACTAGTTGATGGATAGCAAGTACTATTCACACATTTTTAAGGGGTTTCTAGTCTATTCTCGAGGCACACATCTGCTGGGTATGTGTTTTCTTATATGTTGAATCAAAAAGGCACAATTAACCGATTCTATATGGATAGAGATTGTCCAATGTTAGGCGAAATTAAATTTCATATTCAAACCTAAGCCGTCTAAccaggattttttttcccttctacTATTTTAATACATAGTGTGCAGTGAGTGTTTTTATTACCTGTGCTGTAGCAGACTCCCTTATATTTGACAATGTAGTCGCACTGAAAAATGCTGAGAGTGTTGACCTCCTTCTTGAAGTCCTCCAGGGTCGACTTCTTATTGGGCTGCAGCTTTTTCACAGCAACCAGCTCACCCGTGTTATCCCCCAGTGGGTCATAACGGCAAAGTTCAACACTGCCAAAGTTCCCCTGAAAAAGGTTTTGAGTGAATTAGTTTGCGCTGACATCTAACTGTAAGCCAAGAAATCTCTGTCCGTCTGTCACCTTTTGTCCCCGGCATATCTTGAGAGCTGTTCATTCAATCTATGTCACACTTGGGTGGACTGTGTAGTAGTGTGACTGGGGCTTCGGGGGTGTGTGGAGACAAACACGTCTTCCACAGCACAACTTTACAGGCTACAGCTAATTGACTGAAGTGCATTGCATGTCAGTGATGTATTTTGAAGGTAAAATAGAGCTTGCTGTCCAAAGAGATAGCCCCTCCAATAAACTCTCAACATAAATTGAGGCATGACTAAATCTCTTAGAATATATAATGGGCCATGAATGTTACATAAATACAGACAGTGACCTGGCCCAGCATCATGTAAGAGCACTGATTGGCCCAAAGGGGTCTTGGGTGTGAATATTATGATCTTCCTGTAGTGCTGCTGACTTACTTTACCCAGAGAGGAGATGAATCGAAGGTGTCTCTCCTCAAACAATGTCTGCTCAGGTTGAGCAGGGATTGAGGTTCTCCGCACAGAGCTCCTTGCGATTGGCTCAGTGGCGTGAAGTATTACATAGTctgccatgaaaaaaaaaacacatcatcaaCAGTTTGGTTTTTCTTGTACTTGAATAGTACATAAGAAATAGTAGTATATTCCCTCAAAATCCATTTTCAAAGGATAACGGGAAACTAAGAAGTTTAATTTGTGTCAATGTATAAattctgtattttattatttgcatGATTACCTGAAGTGATGAGACTGTTTAGCTGTCGGATGATACAGCGACAGGAAGGTCTGAAGTCGGCCTGGTAGTCCATACACTGACTCACAAGATCGGCTAGCTCTGTCCACTGAGAGGGGGGCAGCTGCTGGGAGCTCTTATAAAACTGCTGCTTctacagaaaacacatcagtAGCTCACATCATTCACTGGTGTAATCTGCATGTTTTCTATTGAGTACTTTCCCACAGGTTTAACTCAAAGACTTCATAccttcaacacatttttttttgtctgaactAGTACTATTCGCTTTGACAATCTGTCTCTTACCCTACCAGTTTGTTTGCCAATTAGGAAAGAAGTGGGAGTACCTTTTCTAATTCCCATCCCAGCAGCGGAGTGTTCCCATTGTTGAAGATTTCCCACACTGTGGCACCAAAGCTCCACTTATCACAATCCAAAGTCAGGTTTTCCGGGCTGTCCAGCAGCTCAGGGGCCACCCAGGGGATTCTGTCTAGGATTACTAAACACCAACGCACACATGGATATTCACACACATTATTGCATCATGAATAAGTTGTGTTTCTCATTTGAAGGTTAATGAATCTATATGTACAACATCATtcatctcttttctcttcttaaTCTTGCATACAGTTTTCTCACTAGAAATGAACATGATTATGTCAGACATGGGAGTAGGGGAATTGTTAAATGGTCCTTGTTTTACCCTCCTTGCCCAGCATGGCAACGCTAATCCCGGGGTCGCTCAACTTGATGAAAGGAGAAATGCCCTGCGATGGGTCATCTTCTCTGGCCAGCAGCAGGTTTTTGGCACAAATATTTCCATGAACGATGTTCTTTTCCTCCTGCAAGAAAGCCATTCATGTTGATATAGGCTCACTTACATATATAACTGCATTGTGATCAGCCTAAACCCGAGAGTTGATCTTACCAGAAAAAGGAGGGCGGAGGCCAGCTGTTTAGCTACGTCAAGTTTCCAACTCACTGACACAGATCTCCTTCTCTTCAAGTAGAGGTCAAGGGCGCCGTACTCTACAAACTCTTGCACCATGATGTCTGCAAGGCACAGTGAGATGTGTTTCTACAGCTGTACTGCAAACTAAACACAAGGTCAGACACAGGGTGCGAATCGAGGAACAAGGCCTGCAAACATTTCTAACTGGACCAAAGTTAACATAATACAATCCGATTTCCCTTTCACCTTGCACCtacatttacattattcattGGGGGGgatccaaatgaatacccttccccataATTCTTTTTTTGGTAAGTGCATTGCCTATAATCCTATATCTATACATGAAAATTTGCACATTATAGAACATTTCAAGGACTACATTGACCATTTGAATTCACATCTAAAggaataaaaggagaacatatattttacatattttctgctgtatattaaGGAGTCatattggtattttctcaatattggggggggggggacccccccaaagaatgcgtggttCAGCCCTTGTTCATGGAACACTAACATGTCTAGAAAACATAAATAACATTAGCTTCTTAAAGCTGACAGGAAAACAGCAAATCAACTATAGATTGATCAACTATAAATGTTGGCCAACCCTTCACGTTGGTTTTAACTTACTTTGGACTCCATGCACACTAACACCATAGACAAGTAGGAGGTGACTGTGGGAAATTTGACTCATCACGCTGGCAGCTTCAAAGAATGACtgggagagcaaaaaaaaaaaaaagtcagaatgaGTTTGTTTTATCCATGTGtaattgaattacattttttataatgaCGTATTTGAATCCGAAGAAACCCACTTCCCAGCGGTGTTTATGAATGACGTCGAGTTCTTTCAGGAAAACAGGCGTCACATATTTCTCCCCATCGCGGATGTCGGTTTTATACCCTTTGAAATTTCGGGTGAAGGATCCCTGTCCGAGGTTTTCGCCCTAAAAGACAGCATCAAGCTTGGAAATACTGCGGTATAACTGTTAAAGTTACCTTGAGGAGAATTAATTAAAACTAATGTTGATATTCATAATACTTTAAAAATAGGCCTGTTTTAGTCAGTCATGCATACAAACTCACAAATTCCAGGTCTTTATATTTGATCATGTGAAACTCAATGTGACTCAATTTGTTCCCTTGAGGTGTTGGAGACCCTTGAGCTTCTACAGAGCTTCTGTTGCGAATGATGATCAAATTAGTGATATCTGTTGGATTGGCAGAAAACATGTCCATTGTTATATAGCGTCTGATGGTCGGAAATCTGAAGGCACATATAGTTATATCTAAGCAAGCAAAACATggatgtgttaaaaatgtgttaaattgatttcaatattatttgtgtttagTTTTGGTGTTTTACATTAGACTTTAGATATTAGACcagacaattttaaaaaaacgagcatgtgctctgtgtgtgtgtgtgtgtgtgtatagagaaTTGTATTTGGTAATTTCATCATATCTTGAAGAACCCACCTTTGTGTTGGGGTGGACAGCAGCGGAGCAACTTCACAGGCACTTCCGCCAGTAGAAGCTTGTGCTGTTGGTAATAGTTGGTGAGCTCTTTCAAGCTGGAAAATGAGTTCTGGACTCCTGGAAGATTGTAGCGCTCATTCTTAATAATGAGGCAGTCTTTATAGTCAAGTCCAAGTGGAGTCtgcagaaatgtaaatgttttgtcaaaCCTTTTTCATAGAgatattgtttaattaaacatACAGACCGATGTCTTCCTGAAACAGCACAAAGCTTTTTGTTACTGAATAgttaataatatttatatttatacttaATATAAGCACAGACAACTAATAAATTACCTCTTAGTAAACTAAATAAGTCTTTGTCTATAGCTTGCTTTAACAAGGACCTTTACCTGAACACAAACAGTGAGGAAGAAGTTGTCGTAGTTCCTGGGACTTTGTCGCAGAAGAAACGTACCACCTTTAAATCCTGACTTTTTCAACTTGTTGACTGCAAACTCTGACCTGATGAAATAAGATATAAGATAAATATCTCAAACAACTGGGTGCGAATGGTggtattttattcaaaatgtattaaaagaacTGACGTGATTGGACCGTGACAATGGTTTTTGATCCCCTCCAGAACACTTGGAGGAGCAATGTTTTGACAGAAGTAGTGATTGGAGTCTGTGCTCAGTCTGAAGTAGCCATCAACAAGAGACACAAATGAAAGTGCTTCTTTGAAACTCTGGAAGTTTGCTTCCTGTTGGGGAATATAAAGAATAAGTCAATGTCAATGCTCTTAACCTTTTGTGGCAAATGAAATCAGTAGAAAATCAAACAGTTAACATTATAATAATTGGGGTAAGTGTTGAGTGCAAAATATGTCCTTTACCAAACATCTGTCATCTTTACGAGTTATCGTCACCACTCTGCTGTCTTGAGGAACTTGCTCATGGCATACCCTCTTTATTCCAATGTCGATGATTTCTTTGAAATCAGAGAAGGTGTGCCACtccagaaaaacaaatacatttattttgttggagAGGGTTGGGTTACATTTTGCAGAAAGACATTATATCACAAAATAGTACAATGCTGACTGTGGTGAAAATATGTGGATAAAGCTCTTGtaagaaatcaaaagtatcttaaaCCTGTTtctgattaagtatttatttctaactagaatatagaaaaaggAGTAGAAAGATCTGGCAAAGTCACTAAGTTAATGAGAGAGGACACAGAGTTCAGGGAGGTCACTAAGTGAATGAAAGACACAGAGTTCAGGGAGAGGTCACTAAGTTAATGAGGGACACAGAGTTCAAGGAGGTCATTAAGTTAATGAGAGACACACAGTTCAAGGAGAGGTCACTAAGTTAACAAGAGACTGATAGTTTGCATGAGATTAATAAATTTTTCCCCAACActgacaatgaaaacaaaaagaccaAACCATGGGTTTGACAGATTAAAGCAGTATTGACCCGGTTTGCTGCAGGTGCAACAGATTCCAGGAGAAAATAATTAATCAGAAGGATGCATGGTCAGGCAGATTGACGTGTTTAAATTAATGGAACATGCATTCTATCTGTTGGAATGAAAGAGTAAGGCTTTATTTATACTCCCGTGGCACAGTTGCATGAGCCGTCTCAGATGACATGTGAGCTACAAGCACAATCAAACAGTTAAATTGCATTGTTAAAAAGCTGCAACGAGCGCTGACATCACCATGGCGAGTAGTAACAAGGCTAAACTGCCTAAATACCTCCTTATTACCCAATCTCACATTTAATTTGTTCTTACCAGTTCAGGATGAAGACTTCCACTGGTTTCAATTCCTCTTTCCCAAGTGACCTTTATGAATGAGAAAGTTGACTGGGATTGGGAGGAAGAAGGATTCACTTGGAAGGTTTCACTTCCCAGAGAGGGTACGATGCCAGCCAGTTCGATCAGGTACTTCAGCTTCAAGCTGCACTCATCTATCGAGCAGTTGCCAAGCTTCTTCAAGAAACGCTTGAGGGTATTTCGGATTCGATAACGATCCAGGCGGTTTCGTCTCTGGATGTCTTGACGATGTGACATGGGAAGGCACGATTTGTAGCTAGAAGATGGAGAGAATCGCATTGTAATCATTGCAATCTACAACCAATGTAACAATGTaacaaataattgaaaaaaatagaTATGTGTAAAGGTTCCATTTCTAAAGGAgaaaaataatattatattaagtGCTTGGTTGTTTTAAACTTAATATTTTAGAGCTTGGTTGtgtcaaaacaaaatatttttccaaTTGTCAATACCTGACAGTCTTGCAGAGCTCCCTTACACTCTGATGGCGCTCTTTAGCCATTCTCCACAAGTCCAACACTGCAAGGCCAAGGCATTCCTCTTGAGCACTCAAAGGTGGACACACTCCAGCCTCACAAGCAATAAAGTCACTTCGCAACTATGGACCAAAAAGAAacctttaataaatatatacagcCATCATATCCTGTTTGAATTGTCCATattcaaaacaacaaatgcaTTTTCATGGAACATATAGAAGtatgtttttgtacttttactaTTAGCAAGCATTTAAACAGAATGCCTTGAATATTATCCCAGCATCTCACATTTAACAGGGAAATTTATCTCAGTAACTTTGGGATGAATGTAAATTAGctaaaaaataacattgtacagatatagatataaatttaacaagaaagaaaataccCTGTAATTAAATATCTCAACGagtcaataaataaaaggttgttTTATACTTAACCTGAGAAAAGAGATAATCAATGACACTGCAGTCAAACACTGGACTGATTCTGTCTCTGGTCAAACTGTAGCGGTACGATGTTCCTGGTCCTTGTCCAAACCAGTTTCCAAAGTAAAACCTGTTCACCAAAAATGAGTCCATTGTACAAAATAACATTACATTGCTCCCAATTGACCATATATACCATAGGTAATTACTCAATATATAGATGCCATATAAATAGTCTGCTATACAAACACACTTTCTAACTCACATTTACGTTAATGtgtatcatttttttgttatttgtaatttacttatttttcatACATTTGACTGTTTGTAAGTGAATGATCATGAATCTGCAGTTCAGTGCACTTTTTACCTACCTGACTCTAAAGTGAACTTGTACGTCTTCTTCTGTGTTGAACATGTGCGACGGAGGATACCAAAATGACAGATCAGCAGATGCCAAACCAAAAACAGTTTGGTATACTGGTAAGATTCCTGGTGAAAGAGATTACAACTATTTTCATATGCTTGATGCTTTAAGTCACACCCATGTTTTGTTAGTAAAGTCTTACCACATTTTTTGCCTGCTTGGATGCAGACATTTTCAGCAGAGATTTGGCCAGATGAAATGTGTATTGTTGTTTCATCCTTTGTGGAGTGTAGGAAGTAGAGATGTACTTGTAAACTGGCACCATTGGTAGACCGTGACCTCTGGCTGCCACCCCGATCTCTGATCACCAGAGGGGCAGATTCCTCCTCACTGAGGTCCATGGGTAATTCTGAGGACCAAAACAGAGTTGTCTTATCACTGTGGATCTATGAAAATACTTGTCAGAGATTGTTGGAAAAAAGACATAAACCTCCAAAGTAATGTACGTtggttaattgttttttttttatagagcaGATTTAAAAGTCAATGAAAAGATattcatctttatttattagtttgttgaagttgcATCATCTCAGCCCACAAGAAGAAATACTGCTATCAAACGGAAATCAagaggaaaatgtaaatgtaacagCAGTGAGTGCTGTGAGTGCACTGTGGACTTATATTAATCATATATCCCCATCTGCAACCTAAAAAGCATCACAACTAATCATGCTAAAGAAACGCCATGTTTGCAGCATTTCTACTTTTCCCAATTCAACTCTGAagttttaaatctctttttttcgTCTGCACCAGGGCAGTCCGGCAGTCTGtcgtgtatgtgtctgtgtgtctgtgagtgtgcgcCTC
This is a stretch of genomic DNA from Pungitius pungitius chromosome 7, fPunPun2.1, whole genome shotgun sequence. It encodes these proteins:
- the jak3 gene encoding tyrosine-protein kinase JAK2, encoding MDLSEEESAPLVIRDRGGSQRSRSTNGASLQVHLYFLHSTKDETTIHISSGQISAENVCIQAGKKCGILPVYQTVFGLASADLSFWYPPSHMFNTEEDVQVHFRVRFYFGNWFGQGPGTSYRYSLTRDRISPVFDCSVIDYLFSQLRSDFIACEAGVCPPLSAQEECLGLAVLDLWRMAKERHQSVRELCKTVSYKSCLPMSHRQDIQRRNRLDRYRIRNTLKRFLKKLGNCSIDECSLKLKYLIELAGIVPSLGSETFQVNPSSSQSQSTFSFIKVTWERGIETSGSLHPELWHTFSDFKEIIDIGIKRVCHEQVPQDSRVVTITRKDDRCLEANFQSFKEALSFVSLVDGYFRLSTDSNHYFCQNIAPPSVLEGIKNHCHGPITSEFAVNKLKKSGFKGGTFLLRQSPRNYDNFFLTVCVQTPLGLDYKDCLIIKNERYNLPGVQNSFSSLKELTNYYQQHKLLLAEVPVKLLRCCPPQHKDITNLIIIRNRSSVEAQGSPTPQGNKLSHIEFHMIKYKDLEFGENLGQGSFTRNFKGYKTDIRDGEKYVTPVFLKELDVIHKHRWESFFEAASVMSQISHSHLLLVYGVSVHGVQNIMVQEFVEYGALDLYLKRRRSVSVSWKLDVAKQLASALLFLEEKNIVHGNICAKNLLLAREDDPSQGISPFIKLSDPGISVAMLGKEVILDRIPWVAPELLDSPENLTLDCDKWSFGATVWEIFNNGNTPLLGWELEKKQQFYKSSQQLPPSQWTELADLVSQCMDYQADFRPSCRCIIRQLNSLITSDYVILHATEPIARSSVRRTSIPAQPEQTLFEERHLRFISSLGKGNFGSVELCRYDPLGDNTGELVAVKKLQPNKKSTLEDFKKEVNTLSIFQCDYIVKYKGVCYSTGRLSMSLVMEYLPYGSLIGYLDNYRQVNARRMLLFASQICKGMEYLQSLRYVHRDLAARNILVASESLVKIADFGLTKVIPFDKEYYRVMQPGESPIFWYAPESINESRFSHKSDVWSFGVVLHELFSYCNTNYNPKRLCMQEIGHNVHSPSVAMHLENILKSNWRLPPPPNCPPEVYVLMKQCWAYNFEERPCFSSLGKQIETIMQEDRENLEG